A genome region from Deinococcus sp. KNUC1210 includes the following:
- a CDS encoding rhodanese-like domain-containing protein, producing MHPQKFVLVALLGLSSVTVAAPASGFLSPAQLQAALTARARGQQTFTLINVHIPYEGRIAGTDLLLPYDTIGQNKKLPANKKAALILYCRSGNMSAQARSTLNQLGYTNVRELQGGFDAWKDAGYPLK from the coding sequence ATGCATCCTCAAAAGTTCGTGCTCGTTGCCCTGCTGGGTCTGAGTTCTGTGACAGTGGCGGCTCCTGCATCCGGCTTCCTGTCGCCCGCTCAGCTCCAGGCGGCGCTGACGGCGCGGGCCAGGGGCCAGCAGACCTTCACGCTCATCAACGTGCATATTCCCTATGAAGGGCGCATCGCGGGCACCGATCTGCTGCTGCCTTACGACACCATCGGCCAGAACAAGAAGTTGCCCGCCAACAAGAAAGCGGCGCTCATCCTGTACTGCCGTTCGGGCAACATGAGCGCCCAGGCGCGGAGCACGCTCAATCAGCTGGGCTATACCAACGTGCGGGAATTGCAGGGCGGTTTCGATGCCTGGAAAGACGCAGGCTATCCCCTGAAATAG
- a CDS encoding septum site-determining protein MinC has protein sequence MKLRGALGGLNLLIEASDTQETLETGLRERQELLSQRVTIELAADADAGALQAAFAAVQAAGGELGRVRGPRQTAAPAPAPTAAAPSPSDVPAAPPPMQRSEAPPTLDSSQTVVVHHGLRAGFRGEYRGSVVVLGDVNPGAELVAGGDIIVLGALRGVVHAGAEGRSDAIVYARPIASAQIRIAGAVARSAEDNMLESMKRMQEKAEAELARLQDGVIQIESYHPQRS, from the coding sequence ATGAAACTGCGCGGCGCTCTGGGCGGCCTGAATCTGTTGATCGAAGCGTCGGACACCCAGGAGACGCTGGAAACTGGACTGCGGGAGCGGCAGGAACTCCTGTCACAGCGCGTGACCATCGAACTGGCCGCTGATGCCGATGCAGGCGCACTTCAGGCAGCCTTTGCCGCAGTGCAGGCGGCGGGCGGCGAACTCGGACGAGTGCGCGGCCCTCGTCAGACTGCCGCTCCTGCCCCCGCCCCTACTGCTGCTGCTCCGAGCCCGAGCGACGTACCTGCCGCGCCGCCACCCATGCAGCGAAGCGAAGCGCCACCCACCCTCGACAGCTCTCAGACGGTGGTGGTCCATCACGGTCTGCGGGCAGGCTTCCGGGGAGAATACCGGGGCAGCGTGGTGGTGCTGGGCGACGTGAACCCCGGCGCAGAGCTGGTGGCGGGCGGCGATATCATCGTGCTGGGAGCGCTGCGCGGGGTGGTCCATGCCGGTGCCGAGGGCCGAAGCGACGCCATCGTGTACGCACGGCCCATCGCCAGCGCCCAGATCCGCATCGCCGGAGCCGTGGCCCGCAGCGCCGAGGACAACATGCTGGAAAGCATGAAGCGCATGCAGGAGAAGGCAGAGGCGGAACTGGCGAGGTTGCAGGACGGCGTGATCCAGATCGAGTCGTACCATCCCCAGCGCAGCTAG
- a CDS encoding MBL fold metallo-hydrolase has product MSPAELHFLGTSDSKGVPRFWCGCAVCQEARTTAANRRTRSSALVRHGADTLLLDCGPDLHAQLARLDTPLIPSAVLISHAHNDHMLGLGDLLDYVGYAGGRLNIYAPEKVIPQLQERFTYAFRGNGFHRAAPVQPLPPQGLDVCGYTVRAFEVPHGANGTSHAFRFDSPTHRWVYMTDALDVPADIAACWLSNLHLLVLGASFYDESAAERKGRSVYDVLEALRLPWARAAGHVLLSHLSHDVDVRQPLPGEGFRYAREGLCVELG; this is encoded by the coding sequence ATGTCGCCGGCCGAACTGCACTTTCTGGGCACGTCCGACAGCAAGGGCGTGCCCCGTTTCTGGTGCGGCTGCGCGGTGTGCCAGGAAGCCAGAACGACCGCAGCCAACCGGCGAACGCGCTCCAGTGCCCTGGTACGGCACGGGGCAGACACGCTGTTGCTCGACTGCGGCCCCGACCTGCACGCTCAGCTCGCCCGCCTCGACACGCCGCTGATTCCCAGCGCGGTGCTGATCTCGCATGCCCACAACGATCACATGCTGGGCCTGGGTGATCTGCTCGATTACGTCGGTTACGCCGGGGGTCGCCTGAACATCTATGCGCCCGAGAAGGTGATTCCGCAGCTTCAGGAGCGTTTTACCTATGCGTTCCGAGGCAACGGATTTCACCGCGCCGCGCCGGTACAGCCGTTGCCGCCACAGGGTCTGGACGTGTGCGGCTACACCGTTCGGGCCTTTGAGGTGCCGCACGGCGCGAACGGCACCTCACATGCCTTCCGCTTCGATTCGCCCACGCACCGCTGGGTGTACATGACCGATGCTCTCGATGTGCCCGCCGACATCGCCGCGTGCTGGCTCAGCAATCTGCATCTGCTGGTGCTGGGTGCCTCGTTCTATGACGAGTCAGCAGCAGAACGAAAAGGACGCAGCGTCTATGACGTGCTGGAAGCGCTGCGCCTGCCCTGGGCACGGGCGGCGGGCCACGTCCTGCTCTCGCATCTGTCGCACGATGTCGATGTGAGGCAACCATTGCCGGGTGAAGGCTTCAGGTACGCCCGAGAGGGTCTGTGCGTCGAGCTGGGCTGA
- the trpC gene encoding indole-3-glycerol phosphate synthase TrpC, whose protein sequence is MHDYAAADPELGAARPTYGRFRAALAGPGLSLIAEVKRASPSQGAIAPLDPAQAAQAYQTGGAAALSVLTEPRHFDGNREALLEVVAAARIPALRKDFVVHPAMLREAADWGASAALLMVSVLGEQTAAYLEAARHLGLDALVEVHDEDELDIAIGSGADLIGVNNRDLTTLAISLDNAPRLSRRARELGFGGLLVAESGYRTAHDLDSVRGLTDAVLVGSSLAASRDLAQAVRELLA, encoded by the coding sequence ATGCACGACTACGCCGCAGCCGATCCCGAACTGGGTGCGGCGCGGCCCACCTACGGCCGCTTCCGCGCGGCGCTGGCCGGGCCCGGGCTGTCGCTGATCGCCGAGGTCAAGCGGGCCAGTCCCAGCCAGGGAGCCATCGCGCCGCTCGATCCGGCGCAGGCGGCGCAGGCCTACCAGACGGGGGGCGCAGCGGCCCTGAGCGTGCTGACCGAGCCCAGGCACTTCGACGGCAACCGGGAAGCGCTGCTGGAGGTGGTGGCAGCAGCGAGGATTCCGGCGCTCCGCAAGGATTTCGTGGTGCATCCGGCGATGCTGCGCGAGGCGGCCGACTGGGGCGCGAGCGCCGCGCTGCTGATGGTGAGCGTGCTGGGCGAGCAGACTGCCGCCTATCTGGAAGCCGCCCGCCATCTGGGGCTGGACGCACTGGTCGAAGTTCATGACGAGGACGAACTGGATATTGCCATCGGCAGTGGAGCCGACCTGATCGGGGTGAACAACCGCGACCTGACCACGCTGGCGATCAGCCTCGACAATGCCCCGCGCCTGAGCCGACGTGCCAGGGAACTGGGCTTCGGGGGCCTGCTGGTGGCCGAGAGCGGCTACCGCACCGCCCACGATCTGGACAGCGTGCGTGGACTGACCGACGCGGTGCTGGTGGGCAGCAGTCTGGCGGCCAGCCGCGATCTGGCACAGGCCGTGCGCGAACTGCTGGCCTGA
- the hpt gene encoding hypoxanthine phosphoribosyltransferase produces MTSRTGQHKPGTGPVQITEAQLMARIGEIAQQIAQEYEGKEPHLICVLNGAFMFHADLVRAIKMPLTVDFLQTSSYGDAKQSSGEVKLVKDLNFPLSGRHVILVEDIVDTGITMHYLLHYLSGRGPASLKVAALLSKPSRRRIEVPVDYLGFTIPDAFVYGYGLDRSQLDRNLPFITSQE; encoded by the coding sequence ATGACCAGCAGGACAGGCCAACACAAGCCGGGCACCGGACCGGTTCAGATCACAGAAGCCCAACTGATGGCCCGCATCGGTGAAATCGCGCAGCAGATCGCGCAGGAGTACGAGGGCAAGGAACCTCATCTGATCTGCGTGCTGAACGGCGCATTCATGTTCCACGCCGATCTGGTGCGGGCCATCAAGATGCCGCTGACCGTCGATTTTCTTCAGACCAGCAGCTACGGCGACGCCAAACAGTCGAGCGGCGAAGTCAAACTGGTCAAGGATCTGAACTTCCCGCTGTCGGGTCGACACGTGATTCTGGTCGAAGACATCGTGGATACCGGCATCACCATGCACTATCTGCTGCATTATCTCAGCGGGCGCGGCCCGGCCTCGCTCAAGGTGGCGGCGCTGCTGAGCAAGCCTTCGCGCCGCCGTATCGAGGTGCCCGTCGATTATCTGGGCTTTACCATTCCCGACGCCTTCGTTTATGGCTACGGCTTGGACCGCAGCCAGCTTGACCGCAACCTGCCGTTTATCACCTCGCAGGAGTAA
- a CDS encoding YlxR family protein, whose amino-acid sequence MDALAPRPSHVPERSCVACRRKRPQPEFLRLVRTAGVWALQPGVRSGRGAYVCADSPSCWTEKRLRRAFGAQAPALSAVLTAALPGLPLPESTRRQANNASRHVQHPAME is encoded by the coding sequence ATGGACGCCCTCGCCCCAAGGCCCAGCCACGTTCCCGAGCGGAGCTGTGTGGCCTGCCGCCGCAAACGTCCTCAGCCCGAGTTTCTGCGGCTGGTACGGACGGCGGGCGTATGGGCCTTGCAGCCCGGCGTTCGCAGCGGGCGCGGGGCGTATGTGTGCGCCGATTCGCCGAGCTGCTGGACCGAGAAACGGCTGCGGCGGGCCTTCGGAGCGCAGGCTCCAGCCCTGAGCGCGGTGCTGACGGCTGCGCTGCCCGGCCTTCCTCTTCCAGAGTCCACCCGCAGACAGGCGAACAACGCCTCCCGCCATGTTCAACACCCTGCTATGGAATAA
- a CDS encoding S1 RNA-binding domain-containing protein: MQLDSGAVAEGRITRVTDFGAFIQFENGETGLVHISQIAHSFVRNIHDHVHEGDTIEVKVLGRDERGRLDLSIKELLEEPEEIPRPRAIGRQSPQFEAKLRSFMRDAKERGPGSIGATKKGSTSGKRKK, from the coding sequence GTGCAGCTTGATTCTGGTGCGGTGGCTGAGGGCCGCATTACGCGCGTCACCGACTTCGGCGCGTTTATTCAGTTCGAGAACGGTGAGACGGGTCTGGTGCACATCTCCCAGATCGCCCACAGCTTCGTGAGGAACATTCACGATCACGTTCACGAAGGCGACACCATCGAGGTCAAGGTGCTGGGCCGCGACGAGCGAGGCCGCCTCGATCTCTCGATCAAAGAGCTGCTGGAGGAGCCGGAAGAAATTCCTCGGCCCCGCGCCATCGGACGCCAGAGTCCGCAGTTCGAAGCCAAGCTGAGAAGCTTCATGCGGGACGCCAAGGAGCGTGGCCCCGGCAGCATCGGCGCGACCAAAAAGGGCAGCACCAGCGGCAAGCGCAAGAAATAA
- the nusA gene encoding transcription termination factor NusA, which yields MTQSDIPNFAEALREVAQARNINELALIEAFEQSLSQAYNRNVEPDKRVEVHLDPESGELEVLIVREVVEKVEDENVQISLADALELDPEVEIGMEMEFPVDREKFSRIALQAAKQTLTQKMRETERNLVFNEYKDKEGQVINATVVRMDNKQNYFVELGAGEAILPPREQIPGERLLNGNRVKVYLKEVRKTPKGPTILASRADERLLDYLLRQEIPEVANGIVEVKAIAREAGQRSKVAVFSHNSNVDPIGACIGHRGNRIQAVTGELGRERVDVILWDGNTREFIRNALSPAKVGFIEVNVDSGEANVTVTPDQLSLAIGKGGQNVRLAAKLTGFKIDLRETQAVSDLDAAMQQAMQEEAMSSETSSSAKSAFDALFKDAKSVATASPDGTQDIQD from the coding sequence ATGACCCAGTCCGATATCCCCAATTTTGCCGAGGCACTGCGCGAAGTGGCGCAGGCCCGAAACATCAACGAGCTGGCGCTGATCGAGGCGTTCGAGCAGTCGCTGTCGCAGGCGTACAACCGTAATGTCGAACCCGACAAGCGCGTCGAGGTGCACCTGGACCCCGAGAGCGGCGAGCTGGAAGTGCTGATCGTGCGCGAGGTGGTCGAGAAGGTCGAGGACGAGAACGTTCAGATCTCGCTGGCCGACGCGCTGGAACTCGATCCGGAAGTCGAGATCGGGATGGAGATGGAGTTCCCGGTCGACCGTGAGAAGTTCTCGCGCATCGCGCTTCAGGCCGCCAAACAGACGCTGACCCAGAAGATGCGCGAAACCGAGCGCAACCTGGTCTTCAACGAGTACAAGGACAAGGAAGGCCAGGTCATCAATGCCACGGTCGTCCGGATGGACAACAAGCAGAACTACTTCGTGGAGCTGGGTGCGGGCGAAGCCATTCTGCCGCCCCGCGAGCAGATTCCCGGCGAGAGGCTGCTGAACGGCAACCGCGTCAAGGTGTACCTGAAGGAAGTTCGCAAGACTCCCAAAGGCCCGACCATTCTGGCGAGCCGCGCCGACGAGCGCCTGCTCGATTACCTGCTGCGCCAGGAGATTCCCGAGGTCGCCAACGGCATCGTGGAAGTCAAGGCGATTGCCCGTGAAGCCGGACAGCGCAGCAAGGTGGCGGTGTTCTCGCACAACAGCAACGTCGATCCTATCGGCGCGTGCATCGGGCACCGTGGCAACCGCATCCAGGCAGTGACGGGCGAACTGGGCCGCGAGCGCGTGGACGTGATTTTGTGGGACGGCAACACCCGCGAGTTCATCCGCAACGCGCTGTCGCCCGCCAAGGTCGGCTTTATCGAGGTCAATGTGGACAGCGGTGAGGCCAACGTGACGGTCACGCCCGATCAGCTCTCGCTGGCGATTGGCAAGGGCGGTCAGAACGTGCGTCTGGCAGCCAAGCTGACCGGGTTCAAGATCGATCTGCGCGAGACGCAGGCCGTTTCCGACCTGGACGCCGCGATGCAGCAGGCGATGCAGGAAGAGGCGATGAGCAGCGAAACCAGCAGCAGCGCCAAGAGTGCCTTCGACGCGCTGTTCAAGGACGCCAAGAGCGTGGCGACCGCCTCGCCCGACGGCACCCAGGACATTCAGGACTGA
- the rimP gene encoding ribosome maturation factor RimP, which produces MTDSSAHNPDNSSASAASPAGQSQNLQSIAAHVLTPLGFEVLEVQIQNPGRNPVVVVRIDRLDEQPVSIEDLTAASRAVGDEYDRLDPIRSEYRLELESPGAKRPLLRSRHFERMHGLKAKVRGGGHTFTAPIAAVQGDDVTFDTDNGPVTLRIGDFQANLAEFPPEHR; this is translated from the coding sequence ATGACGGATTCTTCAGCCCACAACCCAGACAATTCAAGCGCTTCAGCGGCCTCGCCTGCGGGCCAGAGCCAGAATCTCCAGAGCATCGCTGCCCATGTCCTTACACCACTTGGCTTCGAGGTCCTGGAGGTGCAGATTCAGAACCCCGGCAGAAACCCGGTGGTGGTCGTGCGAATCGACCGCCTCGACGAACAGCCGGTCAGCATCGAAGACCTGACAGCGGCGAGCCGCGCCGTGGGCGACGAATACGACCGCCTCGACCCGATTCGCAGCGAATACCGCCTCGAACTGGAATCGCCCGGAGCCAAGCGCCCGCTGCTCAGAAGTCGCCACTTCGAGCGGATGCATGGCCTGAAAGCCAAGGTGCGCGGCGGCGGCCACACCTTCACTGCGCCCATCGCGGCAGTGCAGGGCGACGACGTGACCTTCGACACCGACAACGGCCCGGTCACGCTCCGAATCGGCGATTTTCAGGCGAATCTGGCCGAATTTCCACCAGAACACCGGTAA